In Sedimentibacter sp. MB31-C6, one genomic interval encodes:
- a CDS encoding helicase-related protein, translating into MRKFERYQGFGNRDDERWYYLAPLLFDSQGYITTWFHYGAELISGDTDEEEKDRGQKGFLAHLKKLREYNDRLKNMQLGKMPKDLTDVLVNMAIASPAVCAYRANGQDSVNATQISKLMINMFNKQESIAVIDLCYGRKNSDAYWKNILNYCKDGNLQSVLDEYVHMIAESNGYSDSQHKSKLVHSEMMFSMKMHTSSYNVDTYNKFKDRALNKKNKGINMRSHYAVGFYKDEGDSSKNANRKESIRSSFNSPFRPFVLATTSIGKEGLDFHYYCRKVMHWNLPSNPIDLEQREGRINRFKCLAIRHNIALKYRDNINFKKDVWEELFECAKEEYKDSYSELIPFWCLPDNQEIKIDRIIASYPLSKDIGNYQRLIKILSLYRLTLGQARQEELLEHIFTKCDDSEKLKELFINLSPYYREKNQNC; encoded by the coding sequence TTGAGAAAGTTTGAGAGATATCAAGGTTTTGGAAACAGGGATGATGAAAGATGGTACTACCTTGCTCCATTGTTGTTTGACAGTCAAGGTTATATTACAACATGGTTTCATTACGGGGCTGAGCTAATTTCCGGAGATACAGATGAAGAAGAAAAGGACAGAGGACAAAAGGGATTTTTAGCGCATTTGAAGAAGTTGAGAGAATATAATGACAGACTTAAAAATATGCAATTGGGAAAGATGCCAAAGGATTTAACAGATGTATTGGTTAATATGGCAATTGCTTCACCGGCTGTTTGTGCATACAGAGCAAATGGGCAAGACAGTGTTAACGCAACACAAATATCAAAATTAATGATAAATATGTTTAATAAACAAGAGTCTATTGCTGTAATTGATTTATGCTATGGAAGAAAGAATAGTGATGCTTATTGGAAAAACATACTTAATTATTGCAAAGACGGCAACCTTCAGTCGGTACTTGATGAATATGTACATATGATTGCTGAATCAAACGGATACAGTGATTCTCAACATAAATCAAAACTTGTTCATTCAGAAATGATGTTTTCAATGAAGATGCATACATCAAGTTATAATGTTGATACTTACAATAAATTTAAGGACCGTGCCTTAAACAAGAAAAATAAAGGCATAAATATGAGATCCCATTATGCAGTTGGATTTTATAAAGATGAAGGAGACAGCAGTAAAAATGCTAATCGTAAGGAGAGCATTAGGAGTTCATTTAACTCACCCTTTAGACCCTTTGTTTTAGCAACAACATCTATAGGTAAGGAAGGACTTGATTTTCATTATTATTGCAGGAAGGTAATGCATTGGAATCTCCCATCCAATCCAATTGATTTAGAGCAGAGAGAAGGCAGAATAAACAGATTTAAATGTCTTGCAATCAGACATAATATTGCATTAAAATATAGAGACAATATTAATTTTAAAAAAGATGTATGGGAAGAATTATTTGAATGTGCTAAAGAAGAGTATAAAGATAGTTATTCTGAATTAATACCGTTTTGGTGTTTACCTGATAACCAAGAAATAAAGATAGATAGAATTATTGCTTCTTATCCTCTGAGCAAGGACATAGGTAATTATCAAAGACTTATTAAGATACTATCATTATATAGATTAACATTAGGACAAGCAAGACAAGAGGAATTGTTAGAACATATATTTACAAAATGTGATGACAGTGAAAAATTAAAAGAGCTGTTTATAAATTTGAGCCCCTATTATCGTGAAAAAAATCAAAATTGCTAG
- a CDS encoding DUF6904 family protein has product MIKLENTENFTGISIIGDYYDLDNLVEAFYTITVDEFSEENSEYVEMSTRILGVCYDIRHAYQGDREVILMDNNMDEYKMKYHSIITNTNNVYYKCNCLYPEMLYTVLALNNLIDLRMQELTKKKYMPDMSLDKKVVWDKTIATIRNFQSEFALCAKELLTERQFSIWLRYMNEHSHVMYNMYHQYLDVINVEYIHMTKEQRQNNFNKISKRIALFYEEDDYYAMKESIDDAAKRFNCHKSEIILKDFEYPEDIEW; this is encoded by the coding sequence ATGATTAAATTAGAAAATACTGAAAACTTTACAGGCATAAGTATAATAGGCGACTATTATGATTTAGATAATTTAGTTGAGGCGTTTTATACAATAACTGTAGATGAATTTTCGGAAGAGAATAGTGAATATGTAGAAATGTCAACCAGAATACTAGGTGTATGCTATGATATTAGGCATGCTTATCAAGGAGACAGAGAAGTTATTTTAATGGACAACAATATGGATGAGTACAAAATGAAATATCATTCAATTATAACAAACACTAATAATGTTTATTATAAATGCAATTGTCTATATCCTGAAATGCTTTATACGGTACTTGCATTAAATAACTTAATTGATTTAAGAATGCAAGAGCTTACCAAGAAGAAATATATGCCGGATATGTCACTTGATAAAAAAGTCGTATGGGATAAAACCATAGCTACAATTAGAAACTTCCAGTCTGAATTTGCATTATGTGCCAAAGAATTATTAACTGAAAGACAATTCAGTATATGGTTGAGATATATGAACGAACACAGCCATGTAATGTATAATATGTACCACCAATATCTTGATGTCATAAATGTTGAATATATACATATGACAAAGGAACAAAGGCAAAATAATTTCAACAAGATATCTAAAAGAATTGCATTGTTTTATGAGGAAGATGATTATTACGCTATGAAAGAGTCAATAGATGATGCAGCAAAAAGATTTAACTGCCATAAAAGTGAAATAATTCTTAAGGATTTTGAATATCCTGAGGATATTGAATGGTAA
- a CDS encoding NAD(P)H-hydrate epimerase, translating into MEVISCQQMKEADSYAINTIGIPSIVLMENAALKVVNNIDLGLDCYAVVCSRGNNGGDGLTVARHLILKNKKVKIYIAGKTENGTEDFNINLRIIENLQADISFIRNEKDLTLFGEDLKVSDLTIDALFGIGLNRNVEGLYYDIIKIMNEESKKIIAVDVPSGLNGDTGKAMGISVKAYKTVTFHKMKSGLLNSGVYTGDVVVEDIGIPG; encoded by the coding sequence ATGGAAGTAATAAGTTGCCAGCAAATGAAGGAAGCAGACAGCTATGCTATAAACACAATTGGAATCCCAAGTATTGTACTCATGGAAAATGCTGCTTTAAAAGTTGTCAACAATATAGATTTAGGTTTAGATTGTTATGCAGTTGTATGTAGCAGGGGAAATAATGGCGGTGATGGACTTACTGTTGCACGTCATTTAATTTTGAAAAACAAAAAGGTAAAAATATATATTGCAGGAAAGACCGAAAATGGTACAGAAGATTTCAATATTAATTTAAGGATTATAGAAAATCTTCAGGCAGATATTAGTTTTATAAGAAATGAAAAGGATTTAACTTTATTTGGAGAAGATTTAAAGGTAAGCGACTTAACAATTGATGCTTTGTTTGGAATCGGATTAAATAGGAATGTAGAAGGTTTATATTATGATATAATTAAAATCATGAATGAAGAATCAAAAAAAATTATAGCAGTTGATGTTCCATCAGGGTTGAACGGTGATACAGGAAAGGCCATGGGCATAAGTGTTAAGGCTTATAAAACTGTTACCTTTCATAAAATGAAAAGTGGATTGCTAAACTCGGGTGTATATACAGGGGATGTTGTTGTTGAAGACATTGGTATACCTGGCTAG